The genomic region AAGAGAATAGCTCTAGCAAGCCTGGTCTCACTGAATCATCGATTTATGCGCCCTTACTAAGGTAAACAGGGTGAGGAGAAAAGGCAGCAGATTATGGGAGTCGGTTACGCCTTATTCACATTCAATGCAATGACGATATCTCCATCGCTCAACGATAACAGATGATCATTATCGTCGTCGTCCGACTGCTCCGAGTCGCTGCCGTATCTATGACTTTCGAGAAGTTTGGTCGGGACAAGTACCTTTGTGCGAGTCTCAGGCGAagtctgcagcagcggtacagCCTGCGGAAGAGCGGTGGAAGGGCTAGGTGCGGGTTTCTCAACATCGCATGGTGGCAACTCCCCAATCTTGTACCTCTgtgcgctgcggcgtgcggCCCTTCCGTGAAACATCAGGTCCTTCGCGCAATCCttcacaccaccacctcgctTCAACAACGCATCATTGCCCCCGGGATGCCTCCCGATGAGCGAGGTGATGTCAAGCACAGAGTTATCGACAATGATCCACAACGACGCGCTTGTGTTGTGACTTGCCACCTCCTCACGTGTAATTATGGGCCATTTTTGAGCTAACCCGGTCAACTGCAGAAGCTGGGTGAACATGCTAACGTCTCACACCTCAATGACTTGCCTTCACGAGGATGTAAAGGGAAAACACAGAGTGGGTGCGAAATTGACGGAGAAGTGCAGCTCTCACGCGTGGGAACAACTACACGCCCGATAATTGCTACTGTTTGAATCATAGAATGTGCAACTATGCTTGATGGGTGTGATTGCCTCTCAAGTATTCGCTGAGAGGTCAAATGtgtgaaagggaaaaaagagagcgcaaaTGCGATTTAGCCACCACCTTCCCGAGGGTTCCTCTCCCCCGTATTACCTTTTTCTCACCGAACGCAATTGCTTAACGGTTAAGGGAAAAATAAAACGAGAGAGGTGAAATAGGCAGAACTAAATGTCTTCTTCCCTACATAGGAAAAACGATGCACGCGGCAAGGACAACGCCTTGTACCTCAGCTCATCATGGTACATGGTTGAGAGTGCAAGTCCATGGTGGAGTGTGTGAATTCCATGTACCATGCACTACCTTGATTTTCTTTGAAGCACAAGTAATACTCCGTGGTACGTGCACTGAAAGAATCGACAAACAAGGAAGCGGGGGAAACAAAAGATGTCATTCCTCGTGGGACTATACAGTAGAGTAACTCCTTGTACTGACTACCTTCGGATCAATGCTGCTCATGTAATTATCAAGCACCTGTATGTGAATCGCTACGTATCAAAGACATCAACCAACCTGTGAGAAGcaacaaaaagaggaaacACTATTCGCGTTGATCCTGTCAGAACATAGAAGTCAACACCTATTGAGAGgctctttcttcttttcaACGACTTCATTCGctgccatacaacacatGCGCTCAGCTCCACTCTCCGCGGCCCTGCCACACGcccaccgcgcagcgctgagCGGCGCTAGGCACGCGTCACGGcagcgcgccgacccagccaCCCGGTCACAgcctccgccgcacacaccgccccACAGCCCCCCGCACCATGCCGGCAGACACACGGCGCACCCGCCGGGGCGGCTCCGGCTCCTCACACCAGCAGGCGGCGAGGCCCGGGGTGGGATGCGTGCGAGCCACGCCGACACTCCTGCCCATCACACGGGCAGTGCAAACGCgcccactgccgcaggccgcgccgacgcagcgccatccacgacccgaccgccgacaccagcagcggcacgccgctcTGGCCTAGACGCGTCGCGGGCGCcaagcaccgccaccacgagaagcggctcggcattggcaaggGATGGGAGGTCGCTTGGACCCTCCAGGGTGAGAGTACTGGGCCATTATgccgcgctgaggtgtcCCACGTCATCGCAGGCCTATtgagaaagaagaaaatgCTTTAGGTGTTCAGTGCAAcggcgatgaggaggaggataaGACAACCGTAGAAAAAGCTTTCTGGTATGCACGTCTCAGCACCATTTAAGGTCCGGAtgccgtgccgctgcgaAACTCACAGAACAGCAAAGGTGTTCGTAACTGTCAGGGAGAAGCAGtcgagcagcgctggcacgAAGAACGTCGCAACAACTGAGATCACCGCCATTGCAACGATGGTACGCGGAAACGTGTCGTAGTATAAGGTAAATAAGCGGTCGGGCACACCATCGATCCAAAAGTGAACTAGAGCATCCTTGAAGGTAGTAGACTTGGTCCAGGGGTAATGATACGCGGTGTAGGTAACGGGCAGTGCGAAGACCAGCACATCGATGAAGAATGAGATCATGAACGTGGCACCAACCGCCTCTCAAACGAGCGTGGGCTAGCACCTGACAAACGACGCGTAAGAGAccgtggaagagggaggaaagtaAACGTGGCAACCGCTTAACTCGGCCACTTAGTTTTGAATAGTTGTGGAGAGCAaacaggagagaaagaagagtAGCACGTGATGTGAGCGGACCGGAGAGGAATAAATTTGCTGCTAGGTGACCAAAGAAAAGGGCCAGTGTCATCCCCTATTTCAACGTCCCCAGCAGCAGTCATGGGGCACCGCAATTATGGATTGAGAAAACAACAACTCAGTTAGCCACATTGAGTTCGTCACGACCAAGTAATCATGAATGGAGTTCGTGCTCAATGACGCTGTCAGAAAAGGAACACAGGTTTGCTTGCTTTTCACCCTCGCATGCGCTGCGGCAATGCCTCCTCTGCAGTCAGTGCTTGGTGTGAGAAACACACGTAGCACCCACACTTTTTTTGGCCCATCACCTGGCCACTTTCTCTGAACCTTGACAAAATGTTTAATGCTAGCTCCTAGTGGGGCGAAGGAGCTGGTGCAAGGGTTTTTCCTCTGGTGGAAGAAGTCTCGACACCAGCTCCTATCTGAGGGCTGGCAAAGCGCGTGAAGAACAGAATGGAAATTCCTTAAATGACCTCAACCAAGTCAAAGAGAGGGTGTGATAATGGCGCTGCGATTTCCCTGTTCTAGAGAAAAGAGGTGCTACAGGTAAGAAAAAGTATGCTAGCATCGCTTTCCTGATACGTGGTATTCCTACTTTTTTCCAGCGTGTCCATTCGctgccatacaacacatGCGCTCAGCTCCACTCTCCGCGGCCCTGCCACACGcccaccgcgcagcgctgagCGGCGCTAGGCACGCGTCACGAcagcgcgccgacccagccaCCCGGCCACAgcctccgccgcacacaccgccccACAGCCCCCCGCACCATGCCGGCAGACACACGGCGCACCCGCCGGGGCGGCTCCGGCTCCTCACACCGGCAGGCGGCGAGGCCCGGGGTGGGATGCGTGCGAGCCACGCCGACACTCCTGCCCATCACACGGGCAGTGCAAACGCgcccactgccgcaggccgcgccgacgcagcgccatccacgacccgaccgccgacaccagcagcggcacgccgctcTGGCCTAGACGCGTCGCGGGCGCcaagcaccgccaccacgagaagcggctcggcattggcaaggGATGGGGGGTTGCTTGGACCCTCCAGGGTGAGAGTACTGGGCCATTATgccgcgctgaggtgtcCCACGTCATCAGGGACGTGGTATTCCTGCGCGATAataaaaaaggaaaaaaggaacACAAGAACAGAACACCGAACATACAAAAGTAGAGACAACAGATGGGTTCGTTTGATTGTTTTTTGAAGGAAATGGAAACACGTTGTCGGTACTAAATCGTGCGTGAAGCAGCACATAATCGGCACATTCGCACTCGCACGTCTTCGTCTATTCCTTCTCATATGGGGTGCGCTCCGTGAGGCTCTGCTTGAGGCGGTTCAGCTCCTTCAGGTCCTTGTCCGCCTTGGTGATGAGCCCGAGACCCTTGTAGGCACGGCTGCGAGCTAAGAATGCGCGCCACATGTAAACATACTCGTTCGCATTGATGACCGGAGTGACAGCTTCCACAGCCTCCTGCAGGTGGTTCATCTCTGCCAGCGCAACACATTTCTGGACCTGGGTACGGTAGAGCAACTGCTTCGCTAGAGCCTTGGCGATCTCTTTTCCGCGCCTTGCATAGcccgtcgctgcagcggtgtccGACGACACAACCGCCAGGTGCACGGATTCCACAGCGTCGGCAACTACCTGATCCGATAAGCTGATGGGCGTACTTGGGCCAGGTCCAAATGCCTCTCGAATAGAAAGAATGATACTCCTATCCTTTGGTGCCGacctcagcagcgcatggAGGTTCTCCTCCGAGTCATAGAAAGCCTTGTTGGGAACAGAAGCACGGATCCGCTCTATGGCCTCCTGCTTGAGACCCGCGTTGTGGGGTGTCAACGCCTCCCGgatcagctgctgcgccgatTGCGCGGCCTTGGACGTCCATTGATCGTAGTGGTCTGTGACTGTGGGGAAAAAATCGTGGAAGTGGTGACGCACGTTGGCTTCGTGCAGCGTCATCGCCAGCTCCaaagcctcctcctccgtcacaTGCCCACCAAAGGCCTTCTTCGCCTGTTCAAGAACTTTTGCGGTAGCAGGATCGGCCATCACGTTCGTCATCCCCTcagccaccgcggcgctgaCTCCCTCTGGCCTCACCCCAGGTCGAGCGCGACTTGCCTGAAAACCAATCAGGCAGAACTCGTTGGTGTTATCGGTGGTAGCTACAAGTTCCGACACGTGGATTGGGGTGTTGATGTACTCCAGGATTTTCTTCTCGATTGAAGCAAAGCGATTGCACAATTCCTCACTCGCGCCGGTGTAAAGGCTGTACTCTGCTGCAGCCAGCTCTACGAGCCAGCACCCAGGAGAACTTGCAACAAGTTCCTTGTAATCCCTCTGCAACTTGGAGCGTAGGTCCGACACCTCAGCCTCCGTAGCACCACCTGAAACGTTCAGTGCCGCTTCCTTCATGTCAAGCATCTCGTTATGCGagcgcaggcggatgccaACCGCGAAGCGCTTCAGTGCCTCATCTTGCACCTTCGGCAGGACAGAGTTGATTTCTGCAATGGCCTCTGTGGGGTTCCGTAACATCAGGTAAAGGTACGCGCGTGCCACTACTGCTGTTGTCCCTGCCAGGCCTTCGCCCTTCGTTTTTTCCACGATGCTGTTGATCGCGCTCGCGTTCACCTTGCGAGTAGTCCTTACACCAATCATCCGACGGATCACATTTTGCGTTGCGATCGAGTCGGCGAGCACCGGTTTCAAAGTCGCCAGTGGCGCGCGCAGGTGGTTCACAGCATAGAACATTTTGATCTATTTTTCCAAAATAGGTGAATGACGTTAAATAAGCAAATACGTGTGCTTCCTACTTGCCTGTCGCACGCAAGTCAAGACTTGAAACTTTGAAGACATGAACAGTATGTAATGTGAAGGAGGCAGTAAACAGAGAGGAAATAGTTTTAGTTGCGAAGTCTTTGAAGCTACAGCAACCAAGCAGGCaagtgaaagagaaagacaatATCCTATTCCCCTTCGCAACGTTCAAGCAATTCCCGAGTAATCACACCGAGCACCGCTCTCCCTGTGTCTTGCTGTGGGTATCATCACACCAGCTTCCCTTCAATGAGAAAGGTTTCACTTGGTAAGAGGAACTacacgccctcctcccctatACAAGCCCACCTTTAGACACAATGTCAGCTGCTTTTGTTTTGGGGGGTTGTTTCTGACGGTTACTCTTGTATCGCCCGTTGTATGTGGACAAAAATAGCGCAGGTACATGAGAACAGAAAAAATGTTTCTACCATATTTCTCTTTTTCAGAGAATAGTTAAtactccttcctcttcctgaAACTTCTCGCGGATGTGACGATCAGCGCCTGGAAAATGGAAAAGCGAAAATGCAAAAAGTGTGCCATTCGCTGTTCACTTGGACTTAATGTTCTTCACCGCCCACTCTAGCCCTTCATGCAGGCCTGTGCCAGTTTTCGCGCTGCACTTCTGGATAGACCACGTGCGGTCGCGCAAGCTGTGCAAATTGAGTGATGTGCTCACATCCTCTGGTGACAGCGCAGTTGCAAGGTCGCACTTGTTGGAGAAAATAAGCACAGGGGCCTCTCGGAGCTTTTCTTCCTGCAGGAGGCCATCGAGTTCAGATGCCGTCTCCTCTAGGCGGCGCCGATCGGCAGCATCGACGACGTAAATCAGGCAATCCACCTCGTCGTAGTAGTTCGGCCAGTACGCGCGGATCGCCTTTTGACCACCAATATCCCACATGTTCATCTTAAAGCCCTCGCAGTTGATAGACTTGATGTTAAATCCCTGCGTCGCctgagtggtggtgggatCCTCGTCGGACAGCTTGCGGAGAATGGACGTCTTGCCAGCATTATCGAGACCCAGAATCAAGATCCGCGGCTCTGCTTCGCTCCTCTTGAGCTTGCGAAGGAGTGTGAGAAGGCCCATTTGATAAAGTAAAGCAGAAAAGGGTTTGGGAGAATCTTGAGCACGGATCAAACGCGTTtaaaggggaaaaaaatcagaaaagaaaaggcgaaAAGGAGGCGACAGAGTTAACTTCTGCGCCTTATACCACCATAATCACGAGCAGAAGTCGAGCACATGGTACAACCCTTCAGTAGAATGACCAACACCTTCCAGTGCTTGACATTACACCGAGGAACGGAAGAGGTACTCCTAGATCCTTCGCAGACGCATCGTTGTCATCTGTATGCAAGAGAAATTGTTTTTGAATCCCAGAGTAAAGATAAAAGCTGTTTTTTTACAGTACAAATATAGAGCAATTCTCCTCGTGAATCTGCAAAACAACTCAGAAGCATCTATCCATACCTGGTTTTTCTAACAATGCTGCTTCACGCTCAGGTGAGTTGCAACACGCTGCTTCCTCCATCGCCAGAGCGGCGCTTTTTTGCCATGCgctcctctctgctctccaGCAAACTGGGATCCACGTCGAGTTGCCTTTTGTAACGTTTCCGACTGAAGTTGTATATGTCCTGGTACCAGCTTTGTGAAAAAGTAACATAGTAACAAGGTCGTGGATCTATTTTTGCGTTGCGCAGCCCACGATGAACAACTCGATAGTCAAATAGCAGTGCGTTGCCGAGAGCGACGGCTGGGGAGACTGGTTTCCTGCGCCTCGCATTCCCAACAATGTGAGACCCAGGAAAAAACTCGGTGCCGTTACGACTGTCGACACTAATCAAGGGTACAAATACGTTAACTGCGTAGGGAAAGAGGTTCACGACATTGCTAAGCCCAGGCCCATCAGTGTGAGGGTTTTGAGTTTCACTGCCCATCAGCGATAGAAAGCAACCGGATGACATCACCTTCTTCTCAATACGTAAATGTGCATTGCAAAGGAGCGTGTCGAGCGTTTGCTGAACGATTTGTGATTTGGCAACCAGGGGAACTACTTTAGAGCTGATGAAGTCTGCAATTATTTCAAACCTTCCCGGGCACCGCTGGCGAAAATTAGAGTACCCACTTTCAAGTGTTGGAACGGCATCCCCCATCTCTGCCTGGCACTGGTACGTCTTGAGCAATCCATTGAAGTAGCGTAGAAGGTCAGCATTCCACGCGGTGAGGTCTTGAATAATATTATCCAATTCTATCCTTTTCTCAGCAAGTGGAACTACACAGAAACCGTCTTCAAGAAATGCCTTCGCGTACTTGTTCATGTGATGTGGATGCTTCTCTAGTTTCTCCTCTATCGTCCCCGAAAGACAGCAAACACAGCTATAGGTTGTTGGTGCCTTTTCCTCGACCACACCCGTGTCGGCCATAAAACACATTCTGTGATACCATCTGTTACACTTAACACAGTGTACAGACTTTTTGAGAGTAGCTTCCCGCAGCATCTTACCGCAACGGGAGCATGTTGTGTGCTCTATCGCAAGGGGGATCCTCATCTTCCCTTAGGATCTGTGGGGTAAAGATGGAGGAAGGCTAGAATTAAAAGCAAAAAGATCCTACTAGCGGACCCATAAAACTCATGCATTTTTCCGCAGCACTTGCTGGAGTGGCTAGATTTTTATTGCACTTGTAAACGCTCTCTTTTTGAGAGAGGCAACGCATTGCTTTATTTTTCTTTGTATATGAAAACTATAACAATTTAAAAAAATGCTGAGCTGTATTATGCTTGAAAGCGAAGCCAATTTATGTAAACTATCTATACGTGCAGGATATGACACCAGCAACAGTGAAGTATCGGCGCCATCTTGTGCACTCCCGTATCCTGTGCTTTGGGAGATATCTGCACGACATCACCTCGGGTAGCAAGCGTAAGCATGAATCACCAAATGCACCTTTCCAAGGACCCTGATGTGCCTTATGGGACCCAGCTTGTTAGCCTATACACAGGCCGTGTTCATTCAAGTCTCTGAAATTTTCCATATTTCGCATGCACGACAAATTCGGAGATCAGGCTTTCGATCTCAGTGCAAGAAGCGGTAGATACGCGCCGTCACCTCATAATATCATCTGTTAAGACTCCCAGTTACCTCAAAAAAAAACTGTATGGAAGGNNNNNNNNNNNNNNNNNNNNNNNNNNNNNNNNNNNNNNNNNNNNNNNNNNNNNNNNNNNNNNNNNNNNNNNNNNNNNNNNNNNNNNNNNNNNNNNNNNNNCCCCAACCCCACAAGACGGAAGGACGCGGTGCCCATAACGGCAGGGAATGGTATATTTCGTGGCGTCAAGAAATAATTTCCGGCGCCGCTGAGCTGTCACGTACGCAGCCGTTTCCGTTTTTTACGGGTTACCGTGGGCTGGCACGCGCCTGCGGAGACGACAAGCTTGCGAAATCACTGGCGCGAGGGGGTCCGCGCTAGCTGCGCGGATGACAAGCGGGCCCGCTCCTTCCAGTCCAAATAAAGCCGCTCCCCTTTATTTATCCGGATTGGGCAGCCCACTTTATTCTCTGCGGTGTTAAAGGGAAATGCGGGGCCGTGGGAATCcttggtggcggcggccggctCCGCACGAGTATTGCAGGAGACCCGGAAAGGGACGAGAAACACAAGAAGCGCAAGTGCCTGCTTTCGCGCGCGGCTGCGGTGAACCAAAAGAAAGAAGCATACTAGCGCAAAGAACTTTTATGCTCAATATTACATACAAAAGATAATTCGTAAAACTTGACTATGAGGCATATCATTTTCACTATTCCTTTCCT from Leishmania braziliensis MHOM/BR/75/M2904 complete genome, chromosome 29 harbors:
- a CDS encoding putative ADP ribosylation factor 3, which produces MGLLTLLRKLKRSEAEPRILILGLDNAGKTSILRKLSDEDPTTTQATQGFNIKSINCEGFKMNMWDIGGQKAIRAYWPNYYDEVDCLIYVVDAADRRRLEETASELDGLLQEEKLREAPVLIFSNKCDLATALSPEDVSTSLNLHSLRDRTWSIQKCSAKTGTGLHEGLEWAVKNIKSK